Proteins from one Catenuloplanes atrovinosus genomic window:
- a CDS encoding AAA family ATPase, which produces MPDAGPIEQVLYEVKKTIVGQDPLLERLVVALLARGHILVEGVPGLAKTLAVKSLAEAIGGAFHRVQFTPDLVPADILGTRVYHQPTGEFQVSLGPVFTNLLLADEINRAPAKVQSALLEVMQERQVTIGRETHRVPNPFLVMATQNPIESEGTYPLPEAQTDRFMMKVLVGYPSVTEEFVIVERALSPAAVIQRIIDPETLVGLQERADRVYVDPSLIEFAVNLAHATREPGRIGLDDLARYVTYGASPRSSISLVLAGRALAFVRGRDYVVPGDLLDLAPDVLRHRLVLSYEALSDDVTADLILQKILANLPVPEPAGRGR; this is translated from the coding sequence ATGCCGGACGCCGGACCGATCGAGCAGGTGCTCTACGAGGTCAAGAAGACCATCGTGGGCCAGGACCCGCTGCTCGAACGGCTGGTCGTGGCGCTGCTCGCGCGCGGCCACATCCTGGTCGAGGGCGTGCCCGGCCTGGCCAAGACGCTCGCGGTGAAGTCCCTCGCGGAGGCGATCGGCGGCGCGTTCCACCGGGTGCAGTTCACGCCGGACCTGGTGCCGGCGGACATCCTCGGCACCCGCGTCTACCACCAGCCGACCGGCGAGTTCCAGGTGTCGCTCGGCCCGGTGTTCACCAACCTGCTGCTCGCCGACGAGATCAACCGCGCGCCGGCGAAGGTGCAGAGCGCGCTGCTGGAGGTCATGCAGGAACGGCAGGTCACCATCGGCCGCGAGACGCACCGGGTGCCGAACCCGTTCCTGGTGATGGCCACCCAGAACCCGATCGAGAGCGAGGGTACGTATCCGCTGCCCGAGGCGCAGACCGACCGGTTCATGATGAAGGTGCTGGTCGGCTACCCGAGCGTGACCGAGGAGTTCGTGATCGTCGAGCGGGCGCTGTCCCCGGCCGCGGTCATCCAGCGGATCATCGACCCGGAGACGCTGGTCGGGCTCCAGGAGCGGGCCGACCGGGTCTACGTGGACCCGTCGCTGATCGAGTTCGCGGTCAACCTGGCGCACGCCACCCGCGAGCCGGGCCGGATCGGCCTGGACGACCTCGCCCGGTACGTCACCTACGGCGCCTCGCCGCGCAGCTCGATCAGCCTGGTGCTGGCCGGGCGGGCGCTGGCGTTCGTCCGCGGGCGCGACTACGTCGTACCCGGGGATCTGCTGGATCTGGCTCCGGACGTGCTGCGGCATCGGCTCGTCCTGTCCTATGAGGCGCTCTCCGACGACGTCACCGCGGACCTGATCCTGCAGAAGATCCTGGCCAACCTGCCGGTGCCCGAGCCGGCGGGCCGGGGACGATAG
- a CDS encoding TioE family transcriptional regulator gives MVSKSQRPVDLAREHGLSAQAIRNYEADGVLPAAPRTASGYRVYTERHAAALRAFLALVPAFGHATARTIMRAIVRGEIDAALRTIDAGHALLLRDRETLDSVEIAVPVAAETPPPGRGNLQIGELAHRIGVTPATLRTWEVAGILTPSRDRTGQRVYGADDVRDAQLAHLLRRGGYRLDHIATVAARVRASGGTEALADSLAQWRERLTARGRAMLTAAARVDELLSRSPAEGSPRP, from the coding sequence ATGGTGTCCAAGTCTCAACGCCCGGTGGATCTGGCCCGGGAGCACGGGCTGTCCGCCCAGGCGATCCGCAACTACGAGGCGGACGGCGTGCTGCCGGCGGCGCCGCGGACCGCCAGCGGATACCGCGTCTACACGGAGCGGCATGCGGCGGCGCTGCGGGCGTTCCTCGCGCTGGTCCCGGCGTTCGGTCACGCGACCGCGCGCACGATCATGCGGGCGATCGTGCGCGGCGAGATCGACGCGGCGCTGCGCACCATCGATGCGGGCCATGCGCTGCTGCTCCGCGACCGGGAGACGCTGGACTCGGTGGAGATCGCCGTCCCCGTGGCGGCGGAGACGCCGCCGCCGGGCCGGGGGAACCTCCAGATCGGGGAGCTGGCGCACCGGATCGGCGTCACGCCCGCCACGCTGCGCACGTGGGAGGTCGCCGGCATCCTCACGCCGTCCCGGGACCGGACCGGCCAGCGCGTGTACGGCGCGGACGACGTCCGGGACGCCCAGCTCGCCCACCTGCTGCGCCGGGGCGGTTACCGGCTGGACCACATCGCCACGGTCGCGGCGCGGGTCCGCGCGTCCGGCGGCACGGAGGCGCTGGCCGACTCGCTGGCGCAGTGGCGGGAACGACTGACCGCGCGCGGCCGGGCCATGCTGACCGCGGCCGCGCGCGTCGACGAGCTGCTCAGTCGGTCACCCGCGGAAGGCTCTCCGCGGCCTTGA
- a CDS encoding DUF6194 family protein, translated as MTFGFSPLYALLDARPAPVEVLACGEPTHGEPAFQTLRNELLSGLAARGFRSVALETDRLRARLVDAYVRLRTDADLETVLADGFSHGWGAFPGNRELVVRLREHNHGLPPEERIAFHGFDAPTEVDSAPSPLPYLLRAFDLVGDRIAASRAEIERLAGDDARWSRPDAVLDPARSPGTGADAVALRVIADDLLGALWAAGLTGDVPDAEAALWLLRYHAQAAAPLELGERVTRLIGLRDAWMARNLADVRERERRRGATLVHSHNAHLQRHGASWDAAGWERGDLRLRWNPAGRIAADLFGDRYVFLAGSLGASAALGLGAPADGTFEAALSDGLNVDVTAGDRAGRADAVHGYFPLTAELIADADAIWHVRGAGFDGPGESEIAERIRAMPGVTEFVADEAAGAPPGSNGDRFYFAGVAHRMPFATIVAHDTPGFDEDSRLDRPGVFRLNIALGRAEFARRFGYPPAEAAGHRAGVDFTRAGVIMPHPAYAVQGWAAVLNPPVALLPELDDLLDRARRRASGDRR; from the coding sequence ATGACCTTCGGATTCTCCCCGCTGTACGCGCTGCTCGACGCCCGCCCGGCCCCGGTGGAGGTGCTCGCGTGCGGCGAGCCCACGCACGGCGAACCGGCGTTCCAGACCCTGCGCAACGAACTGCTGTCCGGGCTCGCCGCGCGCGGCTTCCGGTCGGTCGCGCTGGAGACCGACCGCCTCCGGGCCCGGCTCGTCGACGCCTACGTCCGGCTCCGCACGGACGCGGACCTGGAGACCGTGCTGGCCGACGGGTTCTCCCACGGCTGGGGCGCGTTCCCCGGCAACCGCGAGCTGGTCGTCCGGCTGCGCGAGCACAATCACGGGCTGCCGCCGGAGGAGCGCATCGCGTTCCACGGCTTCGACGCGCCGACCGAGGTGGACTCCGCGCCCAGCCCCCTGCCGTACCTGCTGAGGGCCTTTGATCTGGTCGGCGACCGGATCGCGGCGAGCCGTGCCGAGATCGAGCGGCTGGCCGGCGACGACGCGCGCTGGTCCCGTCCGGACGCGGTGCTGGACCCGGCGAGGTCCCCGGGCACCGGCGCGGACGCGGTCGCGCTGCGCGTCATCGCGGACGACCTGCTCGGCGCGCTCTGGGCCGCGGGCCTGACCGGCGACGTGCCGGACGCGGAGGCCGCGCTCTGGCTGCTGCGGTACCACGCGCAGGCCGCCGCGCCGCTGGAGCTGGGCGAGCGGGTCACGCGCCTGATCGGGCTCCGCGACGCCTGGATGGCGCGCAACCTGGCCGACGTCCGCGAGCGGGAGCGGCGGCGCGGCGCCACGCTGGTCCACTCGCACAACGCCCACCTGCAGCGGCACGGCGCCTCCTGGGACGCGGCCGGGTGGGAGCGCGGCGACCTGCGGCTGCGGTGGAACCCGGCCGGCCGGATCGCCGCGGACCTGTTCGGCGACCGCTACGTGTTCCTGGCCGGCAGCCTCGGCGCCAGCGCCGCCCTGGGGCTCGGCGCGCCGGCGGACGGCACGTTCGAGGCCGCGCTCTCCGACGGGCTGAACGTGGACGTGACGGCGGGCGACCGCGCGGGCCGCGCCGACGCGGTGCACGGCTACTTCCCCCTCACCGCCGAGCTGATCGCGGACGCGGACGCGATCTGGCACGTGCGCGGCGCGGGCTTCGACGGCCCCGGCGAGTCCGAGATCGCCGAGCGGATTCGCGCCATGCCGGGCGTCACCGAGTTCGTGGCGGACGAGGCCGCGGGCGCGCCGCCCGGCAGCAACGGCGACCGGTTCTACTTCGCCGGCGTCGCGCACCGCATGCCGTTCGCCACGATCGTCGCGCACGACACCCCGGGCTTCGACGAGGACTCGCGACTGGACCGGCCCGGCGTGTTCCGGCTCAACATCGCGCTCGGCCGCGCGGAGTTCGCCCGGCGCTTCGGCTACCCGCCCGCGGAGGCGGCCGGCCACCGCGCGGGCGTCGACTTCACCCGCGCCGGCGTGATCATGCCGCATCCGGCGTACGCGGTGCAGGGCTGGGCCGCCGTGCTCAACCCGCCGGTCGCGCTGCTGCCCGAACTGGACGACCTGCTGGACCGCGCGCGGCGCCGCGCCTCCGGGGACCGCCGGTGA
- a CDS encoding VWA domain-containing protein: MTVLYPAVLAVAALLTGAAIWAYVTLARRRTRVLVSVGLSAPGDRRAAVRRHLPWALLLAALPIMLVGLARPQAEVAVPRVSGTVVLAFDISNSMAADDVSPTRLGAAQAAAGEFVRRQPDSVDVGVVVFGDQALTTQAPTADHDLAVAAIDRARAGGGTSLGQAIMVSLGAITGRPVVLPPDGGPAPDLGYWPSATIVVFSDGEETGGPDVEAAANLAASAGVRIQTVGVGTPEGATVEVDGYRLTTVLDETLLTAIAQVSGGAYHTAGDAEALADTTGGIDLRLTTTKEPVELTAPFAGVALLLLAAGALLSTRWHGRII, translated from the coding sequence ATGACGGTGCTCTACCCGGCCGTGCTCGCGGTCGCGGCACTGCTGACCGGCGCGGCGATCTGGGCGTACGTGACGCTGGCCCGCCGCCGTACCCGCGTGCTGGTCTCTGTGGGCCTGTCCGCCCCGGGCGACCGGCGCGCGGCCGTCCGGCGCCACCTGCCGTGGGCGCTGCTGCTCGCCGCGCTGCCGATCATGCTGGTCGGGCTCGCGCGGCCGCAGGCGGAGGTGGCCGTGCCGCGGGTGTCCGGCACCGTCGTGCTCGCGTTCGACATCTCCAACAGCATGGCCGCGGACGACGTCAGCCCGACCCGGCTCGGCGCCGCCCAGGCCGCGGCCGGCGAGTTCGTGCGCCGCCAGCCCGACTCGGTCGACGTGGGCGTGGTGGTCTTCGGCGACCAGGCGCTCACCACGCAGGCGCCGACCGCCGACCACGACCTGGCGGTGGCCGCGATCGACCGGGCCAGGGCCGGCGGCGGCACCTCGCTCGGCCAGGCCATCATGGTGTCGCTCGGCGCGATCACCGGCCGCCCGGTCGTGCTGCCGCCGGACGGCGGGCCGGCGCCCGACCTCGGCTACTGGCCGTCCGCCACGATCGTGGTCTTCTCCGACGGCGAGGAGACCGGTGGCCCGGACGTCGAGGCCGCCGCGAACCTGGCCGCGTCCGCGGGCGTGCGCATCCAGACCGTCGGCGTCGGCACGCCCGAGGGCGCCACCGTGGAGGTCGACGGGTACCGGCTGACCACCGTGCTGGACGAGACGCTGCTGACCGCGATCGCGCAGGTCAGCGGCGGCGCCTACCACACCGCGGGGGACGCGGAGGCGCTCGCGGACACCACCGGCGGCATCGACCTGCGGCTGACCACGACGAAGGAGCCGGTCGAGCTGACCGCGCCGTTCGCCGGGGTCGCGCTGCTGCTGCTCGCCGCCGGGGCACTGCTCAGCACCCGCTGGCACGGAAGGATCATCTGA
- a CDS encoding 5,10-methylenetetrahydrofolate reductase — protein sequence MSDTSSRPSLRQMIETGGEPLLVGITPPRRSAAPEQVAEIAERTLERLAAVDVDGLILYDIDDESDRNPEQRPFPYLPTMDPAAFHDTHLGAWERCVIVYRCVGKYPEADLAEWLRAVDTDRVLSVFVGASSGDKPVHTHLGQAHALRREIRDELSLGAVTITERYTRRGDEHLRMLDKQERGVAFFISQVVYDVGATKSMLSDYFYACRERGVAPRPVILTLSVCGSVKTLEFLQWLGVDVPRWLENTLRHAQDPLTESYEQCVANARELIAFCRRLGLPFGFNVESVSSRKVEIEASVALAAEIRTLLG from the coding sequence ATGTCCGACACCTCGTCCCGGCCGAGCCTCCGCCAGATGATCGAGACGGGCGGGGAGCCCCTGCTGGTGGGCATCACGCCGCCGCGCCGCTCCGCCGCACCCGAGCAGGTGGCGGAGATCGCCGAGCGCACGCTGGAGCGGCTCGCCGCCGTCGACGTGGACGGGCTCATCCTCTACGACATCGACGACGAGAGCGACCGCAACCCGGAGCAGCGGCCGTTCCCGTACCTGCCGACCATGGACCCGGCCGCGTTCCACGACACGCACCTCGGCGCGTGGGAGCGCTGCGTGATCGTCTACCGGTGCGTCGGCAAGTACCCCGAGGCCGACCTCGCGGAGTGGCTGCGGGCCGTCGACACCGACCGGGTGCTCAGCGTCTTCGTCGGCGCGTCCTCCGGCGACAAGCCGGTGCACACGCACCTGGGCCAGGCGCACGCGCTGCGCCGGGAGATCCGCGACGAGTTGTCGCTCGGCGCGGTCACCATCACCGAGCGGTACACCCGCCGCGGCGACGAGCACCTGCGCATGCTGGACAAGCAGGAGCGCGGCGTCGCGTTCTTCATCTCCCAGGTGGTGTACGACGTCGGCGCCACCAAGAGCATGCTCAGCGACTACTTCTACGCGTGCCGGGAGCGCGGCGTGGCGCCCCGGCCGGTGATCCTCACGCTCTCGGTCTGCGGCTCGGTCAAGACGCTGGAGTTCCTCCAGTGGCTCGGCGTGGACGTGCCGCGCTGGCTGGAGAACACGCTGCGGCACGCGCAGGACCCGCTGACCGAGTCGTACGAGCAGTGCGTGGCCAATGCGCGCGAGCTCATCGCGTTCTGCCGCCGCCTGGGCCTGCCGTTCGGCTTCAACGTGGAGAGCGTGTCCAGCCGCAAGGTCGAGATCGAGGCCTCCGTCGCGCTGGCCGCGGAGATCCGGACGCTGCTCGGCTGA
- a CDS encoding SseB family protein: MSDSPLSDALAAYAGNRTDENWARFVAVFRNSIVGAVGAGPVSGGRSGAGFGVGRTTHGDGLPRILTFADPPVYARTFGQHFTVGVPGSVLLEMAAGDPDCAGILVNSATSETSVVITREAAEAALD, translated from the coding sequence ATGAGCGATTCGCCACTGTCCGACGCCTTGGCCGCGTATGCCGGAAATCGGACGGATGAGAACTGGGCGCGGTTCGTCGCCGTGTTCCGTAACTCGATCGTGGGCGCGGTCGGCGCCGGCCCGGTCTCCGGTGGCCGGTCCGGCGCCGGGTTCGGCGTGGGCCGCACCACGCACGGCGACGGGCTGCCGCGCATCCTGACGTTCGCCGACCCGCCGGTCTACGCGCGCACGTTCGGGCAGCACTTCACCGTGGGCGTACCCGGCTCGGTGCTGCTGGAGATGGCCGCCGGCGACCCGGACTGCGCCGGCATCCTGGTCAACAGCGCCACCTCGGAGACCAGCGTCGTGATCACCCGGGAGGCGGCCGAGGCCGCGCTCGACTGA
- a CDS encoding threonine ammonia-lyase has protein sequence MTDVESPLRPVEPPTAADLDHARHVVAAELAPTPLIRLPLDDLAGADVYAKLETLQPTGSFKVRGALAAVSAAGADQAGVITASAGNHGLGVAYAATRLGVPCTIVVPANASPAKIEGLRRLGVGPVLHGESYDEAEAHALTLARSGPPFISAYNDPHVIAGQATCLEEVREQLHGGFTVVVPVGGGGLLAGTVLAAHGPTRAAASPWSSAAARIRVIGVESAASRAVSTAAAAAAITTVEVGPTLADGLAGNLEAGSVTPGLAAAHGVEFAAVGEEHIAEAVRLLATRCGLIVEGAGAVGLAALLAGEVEPAGPVVLLLTGRNIAAAALSGLIV, from the coding sequence ATGACCGACGTGGAGAGCCCGTTGCGGCCGGTCGAGCCGCCCACCGCGGCCGATCTGGACCACGCCCGGCACGTCGTCGCGGCCGAGCTGGCCCCCACGCCGCTGATCCGGCTGCCGCTCGACGACCTGGCCGGTGCGGACGTCTACGCCAAGCTCGAGACGCTGCAGCCGACCGGCTCGTTCAAGGTCCGCGGCGCGCTCGCGGCCGTGTCCGCGGCCGGCGCTGACCAGGCCGGCGTGATCACCGCGTCCGCCGGCAACCACGGGCTCGGCGTCGCCTACGCGGCCACCCGGCTCGGCGTTCCCTGCACCATCGTGGTCCCGGCCAACGCGTCGCCGGCGAAGATCGAGGGTCTTCGCCGGCTCGGCGTGGGGCCGGTGCTGCACGGCGAGTCCTACGACGAGGCCGAGGCGCACGCGCTCACCCTGGCGCGCTCGGGGCCGCCGTTCATCTCCGCCTACAACGACCCGCACGTGATCGCCGGGCAGGCCACCTGCCTGGAGGAGGTCCGCGAGCAACTGCACGGCGGGTTCACCGTGGTGGTGCCGGTCGGCGGCGGCGGCCTGCTCGCCGGCACGGTGCTGGCCGCGCACGGCCCGACCCGCGCCGCCGCCTCGCCCTGGTCGTCCGCGGCCGCGCGGATCCGGGTGATCGGCGTCGAGTCGGCCGCGTCCCGCGCGGTCTCCACCGCCGCCGCGGCCGCCGCGATCACCACGGTCGAGGTCGGCCCCACGCTGGCGGACGGCCTGGCCGGCAACCTGGAGGCCGGGTCTGTCACGCCGGGGCTGGCCGCGGCGCACGGCGTCGAGTTCGCCGCGGTGGGCGAGGAGCACATCGCCGAGGCGGTACGCCTCCTCGCCACCCGCTGCGGCCTGATCGTCGAGGGTGCGGGCGCGGTCGGCCTGGCCGCGCTGCTGGCCGGCGAGGTGGAGCCGGCCGGCCCGGTGGTCCTGCTGCTGACCGGGCGCAACATCGCGGCCGCCGCGCTCTCCGGGCTCATCGTCTGA
- a CDS encoding barstar family protein, which yields MTHVRPFLEVVVLDAVAASLRARGQRVVRLDASGWTEDGDFHREIAAALDFPDHYGGTLDALTDCLNDLVRQERAKDGLAVAFVGYDGFAEARPATARAALEIIGEWCAAAARHGQHLSCLVQPPIDAPA from the coding sequence ATGACTCACGTGCGTCCGTTCCTCGAAGTCGTGGTGCTGGACGCGGTGGCGGCGTCGCTGCGCGCCCGGGGACAGCGCGTGGTCCGGCTCGACGCCTCCGGCTGGACCGAGGACGGCGACTTCCACCGGGAGATAGCGGCGGCACTGGACTTCCCGGACCACTACGGCGGGACCCTCGACGCGCTGACCGACTGCCTGAACGACCTCGTCCGACAGGAGCGCGCCAAGGACGGGCTCGCCGTGGCCTTCGTCGGTTATGACGGGTTCGCCGAGGCCCGGCCGGCCACCGCCCGCGCCGCCCTGGAGATCATCGGAGAGTGGTGCGCGGCGGCCGCGCGGCACGGGCAGCACCTGTCCTGCCTGGTGCAGCCGCCTATCGACGCACCGGCGTGA
- a CDS encoding VWA domain-containing protein — MSVGWPLGFLALLIVPLLLLARWWLNRRRRRAALRVSSVALIRAALPARPSWRRRVPVILFLAGLAALAGGLTRPQASIAVPTNQSAILLAIDVSGSMCTTDIAPNRLAVAADAAREFIRAQRDGTRIGLVAFSGISGLLVAPTEDKEALLAAIDGLKTARGTAIGQAILTAIDAIAEINPNVAATGVDLGDPPAGDLGAYQPDTIVVLTDGANSTGVDPVTAAEQAAARRLRIFTIGFGTTEPAQMVCTPDQIGTDAFSGRRGPGGRDPGWGSGSGGRRIQEIDEEALTAVADLTGGRYFKAEDSEQLTDVLGDLPREIGLQREDVEITFWFLLAGAALVGAGAGLSLWWNRGLTPVRR, encoded by the coding sequence ATGTCCGTCGGCTGGCCGCTGGGCTTCCTCGCGCTGCTGATCGTGCCGCTGCTGCTGCTCGCCCGCTGGTGGCTGAACCGGCGCCGCAGACGCGCCGCGCTCCGGGTCTCCAGCGTGGCGCTGATCCGGGCCGCGCTGCCCGCCCGGCCGTCGTGGCGCCGCCGGGTACCCGTGATCCTGTTCCTGGCCGGCCTGGCCGCGCTGGCCGGCGGCCTGACCCGGCCGCAGGCGTCGATCGCGGTGCCGACCAACCAGTCGGCGATCCTGCTGGCGATCGACGTGTCCGGCTCGATGTGCACCACGGACATCGCGCCGAACCGGCTGGCGGTCGCGGCGGACGCGGCGCGCGAGTTCATCCGCGCGCAACGCGACGGCACCCGGATCGGGCTGGTCGCGTTCTCCGGCATCTCCGGGCTGCTGGTCGCGCCGACCGAGGACAAGGAGGCGCTGCTCGCCGCGATCGACGGGCTCAAGACCGCCCGCGGCACCGCCATCGGCCAGGCCATCCTGACCGCGATCGACGCGATAGCGGAGATCAACCCGAACGTGGCGGCCACCGGCGTCGACCTGGGGGACCCGCCGGCGGGCGACCTCGGCGCGTACCAGCCGGACACGATCGTGGTGCTCACCGACGGCGCGAACAGCACCGGCGTCGACCCGGTCACCGCGGCCGAGCAGGCCGCCGCGCGCCGGCTGCGGATATTCACGATCGGCTTCGGTACGACCGAGCCGGCGCAGATGGTGTGCACACCGGACCAGATCGGCACGGACGCGTTCAGCGGGCGGCGCGGGCCGGGCGGGCGCGACCCCGGCTGGGGCAGCGGCAGCGGCGGCCGGCGGATCCAGGAGATCGACGAGGAGGCGCTGACCGCGGTCGCGGACCTGACCGGTGGGCGCTACTTCAAGGCGGAGGACTCCGAGCAGCTCACCGACGTGCTGGGCGACCTGCCCCGGGAGATCGGGCTGCAGCGGGAGGACGTGGAGATCACGTTCTGGTTCCTGCTGGCCGGGGCGGCGCTGGTGGGCGCGGGGGCCGGGCTGTCGCTGTGGTGGAACCGAGGGCTCACGCCGGTGCGTCGATAG
- a CDS encoding lytic polysaccharide monooxygenase auxiliary activity family 9 protein, with amino-acid sequence MSSPTTGSSRSAARHPLRALVLLLTLVAVVLPWSGVAQAHGTIVGPATRQYQCWQAWGSNHTNPAMQQQDPMCYQAFQANPDTMWNWMSALRDGLGGQFQARTPDGQLCSNGLSRNSSLDTPGAWKTTPISNNFTVHLYDQASHGADYFRVYVSKQGFNPATQRLGWGNLDFITQTGRYAPAQDIRFNVSTSGYTGHHIVFVIWQASHLDQAYMWCSDVTFS; translated from the coding sequence ATGAGTTCACCCACGACCGGGTCCTCCCGGTCAGCCGCCCGCCACCCACTCCGGGCGCTCGTCCTGTTGCTGACCCTGGTCGCGGTCGTGCTGCCCTGGAGCGGTGTCGCTCAGGCGCACGGCACCATCGTCGGCCCGGCCACCCGGCAGTACCAGTGCTGGCAGGCCTGGGGCAGCAACCACACCAACCCGGCCATGCAGCAGCAGGACCCCATGTGTTACCAGGCGTTCCAGGCGAACCCGGACACCATGTGGAACTGGATGAGCGCGCTCCGGGACGGCCTCGGTGGCCAGTTCCAGGCCCGCACGCCGGACGGCCAGCTCTGCTCCAACGGCCTCTCCCGCAACAGCAGCCTGGACACCCCGGGCGCGTGGAAGACCACGCCGATCAGCAACAACTTCACCGTCCACCTGTACGACCAGGCGAGTCACGGCGCTGACTACTTCCGCGTCTACGTGAGCAAGCAGGGGTTCAACCCGGCCACCCAGCGCCTCGGCTGGGGCAACCTCGACTTCATCACGCAGACCGGACGGTACGCGCCGGCCCAGGACATCCGCTTCAACGTGTCCACCTCCGGCTACACCGGCCACCACATCGTGTTCGTCATCTGGCAGGCCTCGCACCTCGACCAGGCCTACATGTGGTGCAGTGACGTGACCTTCTCCTGA
- a CDS encoding STAS domain-containing protein, whose amino-acid sequence MMLDVSTRADGSLVIRASGDVGVENAVHLRRALVHAVRRTRPLRLILDLAGVASVDSIGVGTFAATCALADVHQVAVFFDDPAPELAARLATAGVPPWRLRRSEWG is encoded by the coding sequence ATGATGCTCGACGTCTCCACGCGCGCTGACGGCAGCCTGGTCATCCGCGCCAGCGGCGACGTGGGCGTGGAGAACGCGGTGCACCTCCGGCGGGCGCTGGTGCACGCGGTGCGCCGGACCCGGCCACTGCGCCTGATCCTCGATCTCGCCGGCGTCGCGTCCGTCGATTCGATAGGCGTGGGTACGTTCGCGGCCACCTGTGCGCTCGCGGACGTGCACCAGGTGGCGGTGTTCTTCGACGATCCGGCGCCGGAACTCGCGGCGCGACTGGCCACCGCCGGCGTGCCGCCGTGGCGACTGCGCCGTTCGGAGTGGGGCTGA
- a CDS encoding DUF58 domain-containing protein: MASAPDRLLRRLEWRLGRRLDGRLQGAYRTVWHGTGLDFTDLRAYTAEDDVRHIDWNVTARLDEPYVRQYTEDRELTAWLVVDRSASMRFGPAEQGKDSVAAELSVSLARLVSQGGNRVGAILYDNDDQRVIPPRGGRDQILRIAGELIRPRAGTAGRTTDLAGMLALAAATTRQRRSLIFVVSDFIGDLGWEKPLAMLTHRHEVVVVRVVDPAELSLPDVGLVLVEDAETGEQVLVDTSDPLLRRRLAEEVDGRESAVATAMRRAGVAAHRITTDQDLLDALLSMTRTSGRVRR, encoded by the coding sequence ATGGCCTCCGCACCGGACCGGTTGCTGCGGCGCCTGGAGTGGCGGCTCGGCCGCCGGCTCGACGGGCGGCTCCAGGGCGCCTACCGCACGGTGTGGCACGGCACCGGGCTGGACTTCACCGACCTGCGCGCCTACACCGCGGAGGACGACGTCCGGCACATCGACTGGAACGTGACCGCGCGCCTGGACGAGCCGTACGTCCGGCAGTACACGGAGGACCGTGAGCTGACCGCGTGGCTGGTCGTGGACCGGTCCGCGTCCATGCGGTTCGGCCCGGCCGAGCAGGGCAAGGACTCGGTCGCGGCGGAGCTGTCGGTCAGCCTGGCGCGGCTGGTGTCGCAGGGCGGCAACCGGGTCGGCGCGATCCTCTACGACAACGACGACCAGCGGGTCATCCCGCCGCGCGGCGGGCGCGACCAGATCCTCCGCATCGCCGGCGAGCTGATCAGGCCGCGCGCCGGGACGGCCGGGCGGACCACGGACCTGGCCGGGATGCTCGCGCTGGCCGCGGCCACCACGCGGCAGCGCCGCAGCCTGATCTTCGTGGTGTCGGACTTCATCGGCGACCTCGGCTGGGAGAAGCCGCTGGCCATGCTCACCCACCGGCACGAAGTGGTGGTCGTGCGCGTGGTCGACCCGGCCGAGCTGTCGCTGCCGGACGTGGGTCTGGTGCTGGTCGAGGACGCGGAGACCGGCGAGCAGGTGCTGGTCGACACCAGCGACCCGCTGCTGCGCCGCCGGCTCGCCGAGGAGGTCGACGGCCGCGAGTCGGCCGTGGCGACCGCGATGCGCCGGGCCGGCGTGGCCGCCCACCGGATCACCACCGATCAGGACCTGCTCGACGCGCTGCTGTCGATGACCAGGACCTCCGGGAGGGTACGCCGATGA